The Methanothrix sp. sequence ATTCCGCGGCATCAAGCACATCCCCGGCATCGAGCCCCGAGATGCCTGACATCTCCTCCACCGAGAGGGGCCGGCCTGCCGCAAACAGCATCGCCTCCACAAGAGCTTTAGCATCTGCCTTCGTCGTTCTGGGACCTCCCATGAGCAGTGATGTTCTCTTAATCCACATCCGGTGTGCTTTATGGATCAGATGGCAGTCTCTCTGGGTCTGAGATATATTTAAATTCGCTCCGGGTCTCATGGCTTTTGAATGAACGAGTCGGTTCAGAAGTCGAAGGAATCCGTGCACGATGCTGATGAGCTCATGTTCATGGTCAAGGGACTGCAGAGCTCAAACAGCTCCAGTGCCCAGATCATCGATATGCTCGAGATACTCGAAGGTCTGGCGCCATTTCTGGACAAGACCAAGGTGATAGAGCTCAAATGCAAAAACTGCGACAGCTACGCACCCTGCTTCTTCCCGCTGGAGGATGATTACGATGTCATCGATACGCATGCGTACTGCCATAAGAAAGGCCAGCCGCTGCACCATCTGACATTTCTCTCCATAGCTAAATGCAGGGACTTTTCAAGAAAGGCCCAGATGGAGCTGGCAGATATGGCGAAGATGATCATGGAAGAGCTGAGATCTGCTCTGCGGGACAGGAAAATCTACGACCACAACGAGTTCGCGAACTATCCCATAGCGTTCGAGCTGTCACAGGATTCAGACAGAGTTACGATCCAGCTCGGTCATCTCTCAGAGGATGGCACGTTCGTGATGGGTGATGCGCGCATTCTTCTGGTGAGAAGGCCGGATCCGAGGCTGGGAAACAAGGCCTCACAGATCGGCAGGGCCCTTCACGACAGCGATCTCGTTGTCCTAGTTGAGGCGAGCAGGTGCGCCATGAAGCATCTCGGGTTGAAGGATGCGGTCGGTAAGATCGCTGCCTCGCATGGCGTACCGGTCATCTACGATCCGTAACCGTCGAATTGTCTGAGGGGAAGCAAAACAAGAGCGATCGCGTTTGTCCATCAAATTTTGAGATGAGATCATTTTATCAGGCAATACATCTTGTTCTTTACGTCACTGCTCGCATCTCAGCGGCCACTCGAACTGGCGATCCGATGAACAGGTTTTGTGCTCTATTTTCAGATCGCCAAATTATGATGTCTTTGAGCTAAGCTTTATTATCGCCTCAGCAAGATCACCTCCGCACTCCATCAGCGCGGCTCTGGCCTCCTCAGGGCTCGCTCCTGTCTGGGAGACAACCAGCTCGATGTCGGATGGCGAAACTCTTGGATGCTCTGTGACATCTCCAGATATCTGGTAGCTTCTGTTGCCCTGTGCCTCCATTACGGCCACTGATGCATTCCTTATTACTATCTCCCTGTCCGAGGTTCGTATGACAACCTCCTCCACACCCTCTATCTCGTCGATGTTTATGCCCATGCTCTTCAGCATGCCCTTCATCTTCTTCGGGTTCATCCCCCGTCCGCCAAGTCCTGGAAACATAAGACCACCGCAGGCAAGATGGATATGGTTGGATTTATCCTTATCCGAGAGATACCCACCCCGAACCTGTACTTACTGGAAAGAGATCTGAGGATCGCTCTTATTGATTTAGCGACGTATACATGAGGATTCCTAAAAATCCAGCTCTTTGGTATAAATCCTATTTGATAAACGCATACAGCAGCACTTGCAGATCCCCGAACAGGAGGGTTAATGGGAATCCTCACATACCTTGCATCTTCACTTTATAAAGATATTATGGCAGAACATTGTGTCCAGCCAGAGGATGCGCAAGAGTTTCACCATAGCGAGCATTCTGCCAACAGGGTCCATCTCGCGGTTCAGCCTGATGAACTGGTAGTGTGCTGTGTACAGATAGAGGTTCTTCTTGGATACGCCTCTGAACGTTGCCATCCGTGGTCGATAGATAGAGAATTCCGCCTCCACAGTGTTGATAGGCACTCCACCACCCTTGCTGTACTCGCCGATAGAATGGTTCACACTTTCATGGCCTAGAACATGCTCAATACGTTGAGCTAAATTGCCATCTCGACGGATCTCTGGATGAACGACTCTGCCATAGCAGCTTCATTTGATCGGTAACTCAAGCACGCTCACCATATTGAGCAAATACATTTCAAGGCATCACTCATGTAAAAATTATTGATCCATTCCTGCGTCAGACAGCCTTAACCGATGACACATGGAAAACAATGTCAAGTTAGACTACCAGGAATATGTATGAGATCACTCCACTGTGACCTTCTTGACCCCTTCTATCTCCTTCAGAAGCGTAACGAGTTCCCCAGGAATCTTGCCCTCTGTGATGATTGTGAGCTTAGGGTCCTCCACGAAGAAGGGATCGTCAGATACTGCCTGGCGTATGCTCAATCCATGCTTTGCCACAGCTATGGCGACGTTCCCCAGAAGGCCGGTCTGTCTCGCATCGACAGGCGTGATCTCGATCACACCAAGCCCGAGCACAGGCGCGACATCCGCCAGAAAAGGCACGGATCTCACATTTTTGAATATCTTCCAGAGGTCCGGATCCTCGCGAATGGCCATCGCTGTTGTGTCGACCACTCTTCTATCAACATCTAGCTCTTTGGCTATCTGGGCGTGTGGAATTTCTATTGACCCGGAAGCGACCCTGCCGCGCTCGTTTATCTGGAAGCCCCTCGACAGTATCAGCCGAACGACCTTCTCTTGAGCAGGATAGCGCCTGAACTTGCCCAGGATCTGCTGCCACATTGAAGGCGCCTCCTCAGATGAACATCTCCCCCGGAGGCTCTTTAACATCGCGCTTGACGCGCTGGAGCGCATCCATCAGATGACGCCGCTCGACGAATCTGGAGTCCTCGATGATGGCCTGATGGAGTGCCACCTTCAGGATCTTGTCAACTAGGTCCCTGCCGGAGAAGCCCTCTGTCAGCTTAGCGATCTCTGCGAGGTCCCCCCTGACCTCCAGTGGCATCCTGCAGGCATTCCTCCTGAGGATCTCAAGCCTCTCCTCATAGGAGGGCAGCCTGAACTCTATCTCCTCCTCGAACCTCGATCTTATGGACGAATCGAGGAGCTCGATCTTGTTTGTCGCAGCTATCGTGCAGACGCCGCGTCTGGATGAAATGCCATCCATCTCTGTAAGCAGGGCGTTCACTATCTCTGACACATCGCCCCTGAGATCCTGGTAGCGCCTGTCCAGCGCTATGGCATCAATCTCATCTATGAATATTATGCATGGTGCGAGCTGCTCAGCCCGATCATAGAGGTTGTGGATCTGTCTAGCCCCCTCACCCACGAATTCCCCGATCAGTGATGTTGATTTCACTGGCAGCATGGGAACATTTGCCTCTGTGGCAAGAGCTCTGGCTATCATGGTTTTGCCTGTACCTGATGCTCCGTAGAAGAGTATGTTGCGGGGAGCCCAGCTACCAAACCTCTCAGGCTCCTCCAGATACCTTTTTATCACCTTAACCTTTCTCTTCGCATCGAGCTGGCCAACAACATCATCGAAGGAGGCAGGCTCCACGACAGCTGTGGGCTCTATCCTTTTCTCCACAACTATCGTTGTATCTGCTCCAATCACTGCCTCTCTGGGGTACACCTTCACGACCTTGAACGCGAAGTCTGGATAGAGACGCCTGTCGAAAAGGTATCCCCCGGCTCTGACGAGCTCGCCGTACCACTGCTCCTTAGCGTACCGCTCGAAGAGCACAGGATCCGATACGACAGGGGACTCCTGAAACGTGCTCTTGAGGGGGTATCCAGCAGGTCTGAGAAGCAAAAACCTCGCGCCGGTGATACGGTTTCTCTCAGTCTTTCCGCTCAAGCCCTTTACGCCGGTCTTCTGGATGGATCGCACAGATAATAACTCCCTCTTAAGATAGTTAAATGTATTGGATGCCTCCCAGTGCGATGTTCATCCGCACTGAGCGCATCCATATACCCTGAACAAGCTGCTCAAGTCTGGCGTGTGCAATGCCAGCTCTCGTCATGCGAATGCGTGGACCTTAAAAGCCACCCTCAAATCACGACCCATCCTGTGTCGAAGATATTCCAGCTCGGTCCGATGGATCCAAGGGTGTTATTTGCTGCTATCCTGAATGACGACCTTGTCTGGGCGAATTTCATGTTCCGCTCCCAGTTCTGGCCGAAGTCCGTGATGTAATGCGGCGCAGGGACGCTGCCGAGCACAACAGGTGCGATCTTCTCTGATGTGGCTGCCGGCTTGCCTGCAATTGGGAGAGGCTCAAACCAGAAGCTCTGACCCAGGAGTGGATGGTATCCCTGGATGGGTTGACCCGTCATGTTGATAGTGTATACAGGCTTGCTGAACTGTGCTACGACCTCACCTGCGCTGGGAGCGTAGCTCATCCAGACCGCGCCAGCCGAGCCGAGAATGATCGAACTCACAAGAATTGCCATAAGCATGTTCTTCCACATTGCAATACCCCACATTTTTATGCCTGTTTTACGATGTGATCATGAGATATATAGGTATAGGTGTGCCTGAGATCCACGCAGATGCATCACCGAGCTTGCCCTTGCAGGATCACTCTGCTGTTGTAGCTGATCTTTCCTTCAGAGATCACGTTAATGCCGGATCCAAACTGCACGAAGTGCACGAAGGGATGAGCCGGCATCAAGGCCTGCACGCCTCTGACGCACTGCGGTGATTCTGGGGATGTGGTATTTGCTAATATCGTGCGCGTGCTTGAGGTACTGATCAAGTGAAGCCGCTATCATCGGGCATAGTCATTCATCCAGAAATCTCTCAGGAGGGCATTTTAGCTCAACGTATCGAGCATGTTCCGAGCAAGTTATCAGATGGATAAGAGCGTTGAGCAAATACCATGTTCGGGATGAGCGTAGCTCAAAAACGCGCATCTTGTGGAACAGGATGCCAGAATGATGAAAGCTTTGACGCCCTCATCCATCCGATGACTTGCCGAAGAAAAGTCATGCTATGCGCTCGTTTCGACTTATCTTCGACTGCTTCGAAGAGTTTCGACGAAGTCTAAACTGTCGAAACCCTTCGATGTAGTCGAAGGCCTTGCGCTGGAATGAGCGCATTCAGCAACCTGCCGCGCGACTTCCAAGTTGCTGAATACATAAGAGCGAGCTTTGATTCACTGTTAGTTTCGTCCAGAAACGATCCGACACGGCAGATCA is a genomic window containing:
- a CDS encoding AAA family ATPase, whose protein sequence is MRSIQKTGVKGLSGKTERNRITGARFLLLRPAGYPLKSTFQESPVVSDPVLFERYAKEQWYGELVRAGGYLFDRRLYPDFAFKVVKVYPREAVIGADTTIVVEKRIEPTAVVEPASFDDVVGQLDAKRKVKVIKRYLEEPERFGSWAPRNILFYGASGTGKTMIARALATEANVPMLPVKSTSLIGEFVGEGARQIHNLYDRAEQLAPCIIFIDEIDAIALDRRYQDLRGDVSEIVNALLTEMDGISSRRGVCTIAATNKIELLDSSIRSRFEEEIEFRLPSYEERLEILRRNACRMPLEVRGDLAEIAKLTEGFSGRDLVDKILKVALHQAIIEDSRFVERRHLMDALQRVKRDVKEPPGEMFI
- a CDS encoding amino acid-binding protein yields the protein MWQQILGKFRRYPAQEKVVRLILSRGFQINERGRVASGSIEIPHAQIAKELDVDRRVVDTTAMAIREDPDLWKIFKNVRSVPFLADVAPVLGLGVIEITPVDARQTGLLGNVAIAVAKHGLSIRQAVSDDPFFVEDPKLTIITEGKIPGELVTLLKEIEGVKKVTVE
- a CDS encoding nascent polypeptide-associated complex protein, with translation MFPGLGGRGMNPKKMKGMLKSMGINIDEIEGVEEVVIRTSDREIVIRNASVAVMEAQGNRSYQISGDVTEHPRVSPSDIELVVSQTGASPEEARAALMECGGDLAEAIIKLSSKTS